One genomic region from Dethiosulfovibrio russensis encodes:
- a CDS encoding chemotaxis protein CheX, which translates to MSNQKLTTLVNTFGTSLISVAGEVGVSVELQKSQISRGVKVENACCASLIGIVGDGIQGTIVIMLDEGGFISTVTAMSGGMIQPNLEDSIAMSVVGELSNMVSGRALTQASLPGVDVTPPQLITGASIKTVPSQSSDIISFTLPFSVIGGGWAYLVLSFNSI; encoded by the coding sequence ATGTCCAACCAGAAACTTACTACCCTGGTAAATACATTTGGAACGTCGTTGATATCTGTGGCAGGAGAGGTCGGTGTGTCCGTAGAACTTCAGAAATCCCAGATATCCAGAGGGGTCAAGGTCGAGAATGCCTGCTGTGCCTCTCTTATAGGTATAGTTGGGGACGGCATTCAGGGCACCATAGTGATAATGTTGGACGAAGGTGGTTTTATCTCCACCGTGACGGCCATGTCCGGAGGAATGATTCAGCCTAACTTGGAGGACTCCATAGCAATGAGTGTCGTAGGAGAGTTGTCGAACATGGTTAGCGGGAGGGCTTTGACCCAGGCATCCCTGCCTGGGGTGGATGTCACCCCGCCGCAGCTCATTACTGGAGCGAGCATAAAAACCGTGCCGTCTCAGTCGTCGGATATAATAAGCTTCACCCTTCCTTTCTCCGTGATAGGAGGAGGATGGGCCTATCTGGTTCTTTCTTTCAATAGCATATAA